GGGTGATATGTGGTCTGTTTGTTGGGAGCGGGGAAGTTAAAGTGTCCCTTGGCACCCCCACAAATGCCCCAACCTGCACTCCACCTGGATCCCCAACCTCCCTTGGAAGTGAGGCCCCGCCCCTCTCTCAGGCTCCCGGGGAAGTGAGACGGGGCCCTGCCCAGACCCATTCTGCCCTGAGGCCACGCCCCCCAAGCGCCCTGGGCTGCGAGGCCCCTCCCCTATCAGCCTTTGTGGTGATGAGGCCCTGCCCAGTCACACTTTCCTAGGATACAAGCCttgttaggcttgctaggcaggcactctaccacctgagccactccttcCACCCCGGTTTGTACcagagtttttcgagataggggctctCAAAGCATTTGCCtctggctgacttcgaaccaccatcctcctgacctctacctcctgagtagcctggattatgggtgtgagtcaGCGGCCAGCACCTGACCCCAGCCTCATTCTTAATGCCAATCTCCACCAGTGACCTGTCTTCCCAATGAGCAGGGCTTGGGCCTCATAAGGCCCAGATGTTCTGGCAGTCTTTCCCCTTCCCACTCTTCTTAGTTAGCAGGGACTGCAGAGGCTGCAGGGGAGGTTGAAGCAGAGCCCAGTCCTCTCCAGGGACAAGGGTGGGAAGCCACCACTGGACCTCTGTGACCTTAccctcctcaccccctccccaGTCCCAGATGGCCATCCTGGCAGCCCAGTGTGGCCTCACATTGCGGCAGACTCAGCGGTGGTTCCGGAGACGACGGAACCAGGATCGGCCATGCCTATCCAAGAAGTTCTGTGAGGCCAGGTAATACTGGGGAGGGGACAGCGGAGGGGTTGGTCTGCTGTTAGGCAGCTACCTGCCTCATGGCTTCCTCCCCATCTGCAGCTGGAAGTTTGTCTTCTACCTGTGTTCCTTCTTCGGTGGCATCTCCGTTCTGTACCATGTGAGTATACCTGACTGCACACCTGCCCCACAGACACCCCAGGTGCTTTTGAGAGGCTACCAGGAACTGGCAGTGAACAAGCCCTCAGTGGGAAGTGAAACAGAGATGCaaacaggaaggaaaaagcaGGATTGAGGGGAAAGCCCTTAGGAAACCCCACATccaggtgggggggtgggggtgggggggtggcttCTGACCTTTGACACCCGTTTCCCCACAGGAGCCCTGGCTGTGGATCCCAGCAAAATGTTGGGAAAATTACCCAATCCAGGTGAGTGACAAGGTGTGGGCAGTTCTTGTGGCCACAGTCACAAGAGCCAAACCAGACATCTCAGCCTAAATTCGCCTGATTTTGACTCCTCTGTGGAATAAGGAGGAGGAAATGCAGGGCAGGAGCTGCCACAAGACCAATGCGCTTGATTACTTCCAGGGATGGGGAGCTTACCCCGTCCTCACTCACTGGGATTCAAGTGTCCCGGTTTTGAGCAAATCTGGAAGGTCCTGAGCCGTGTCCCTGCCCTAGCTAACCTTGCCTCCTTGCCATAGACCCTGCAGCCCTCCCTGTACTGGTGGTACCTTCTGGAACTGAGTTTCTACATCTCTCTGCTCATCACACTGCCCTTTGACATCAAGCGCAAGGTGAGGCCAAGCCAAGAGCCCAGCTGGGGGAGTGGACACCATGGGGGAGCTGGGTGATGTCCCCCCTGCCACCCAGGCTGGCTGTGGCGATGACCCACCATCTCCCACAGGATTTCAAGGAGCAGGTGATCCATCACCTCGTGACCGTTACCCTGATCGGCTTCTCCTACAGTTGCAACCTGCTGCGCATCGGCTGTCTGGTGCTGCTGTTACACGACTCTGCTGACTACCTGCTGGAGGTGGGCCGGCCCCTGCCGACCGTCCTTCCCTGCCTTCCCAGGTGCCCCTGGGGATGAGTCCCACCCCTCCTAGCCTACTGGACTGTAAGGCCCCGCCCCTCCCAGCCCTTCCTGGGACATGAGGCCCCACCTCTGTTAGCCTTTCCTGGGATGTGGGAACCTTCCCCTGAAAGATGAGCTTTCCCCCAACCCTCGCCTAGCCTCCTTGGGaggagacacacagacacacacacacctttctaGGCATTTCTGGAGATAAGGCCTCACCCCAGTTTACTTGGTCCCACCCCACAGTGCCTTTTCCGTAAGTGGCCTGGCtcctccactccccacccccagtcctAAGCCCGGTTCTCTCTCCTGCTCTCCCCAGGTCGGTAAGATGTTCAACTACGCAGGCTTGGGGCTAGCGTGCGATGTTGTCTTCTTGGTCTTCTCCCTAGTCTTCTTCTACACCCGCCTCATACTCTTCCCCACCCAGTAAGTCGGCCCTCCCATGGGGATTAGGAAGGTGGGAGGTCATGTCTTAGACCCCGAGGAGCTGAAAGTGTTGATAGACAATTCTTCCAGAAGGCAGGGAAGGGTGTGCCTGGCACAGGGTACAGCCTTTGCAAAAGTCCACagtaagagagacagagaactgGGCTCAGTCATTCCTGTTGTGCCCGTGGAACATGAAGCAGGAGGAGAAGGAGTAAAGAAAATCTGCTCTCTAAAGTCATTGTCTAGTAAATATTTGAGCCTCTCGAATGTGTCAGGTGGCGGGGACATAGCAGAGGGAACAGTGCAGATCTACCTGTCCTCGTGGAGCTGATGTGACGTGAGTGGGAACAAGGGTATAACGGGCAAGCAAGCAAAATACAGAGCATGTGAGGGAGTGGTACTGCTGAAGAGAAAGTAAAGACAGGAAGGGTGCAGCAAGCGTGTGTGTAGACTGTTGGAATTAGAGGGGAAGATCAAGGACACCCCACTGACAGGACTTGTATAGAAAGAAGGGGGGGAGATGGGGGAGAGAACCACACTGATCATAGAAGAGCATGGGTCCAGGGTGAGGGAATGGCatgtacaaaggccctgaggctaGATTATGCCCCAAATACTGGAAAAACCATAAGGATCTCCCTGTGGCTAGAGCAGAGGCAGTGAGGGGGGAGGTGGACAGCAGACAGGAGGTGAGGACAGGGACATGACCAAGGCAAGTACTATGGGCTGCAGAGAGGACTTAGGCTTTTACCTTGGAGCCATGGAGGGCTGTGGACAGAGAAAAGGGGACAGACTCAGTTGCTCTCAGTTTCCCTCTGGTGGTTGCAGAGAGAACAGTTGGTAGGAAACAGGCAGGGGGACAGGCGCAGTGGCCAGGTGCAGGTGTGAAAAGTAGATGGACTCAAGGAGATGCCACGAGGGTCATGGAGGGAACAAGCCGGGGGAGGAGTTCCGTGAGGCATTAGCAGCCCAGCTGTTCTGTGCTGATCTTGAAGGTCTGTGGCCCCCTTAGGAGACAAAGGGCACGTCAGTCTGGCAGTCTGTGTACGCAGGAGAGAGGTACACGGGGAGTCACTAGCCCATGGCAGATGTTGGAGCCTGGATAGGGGATCAGGTGTGAACAGAGAGTCCCAGTGTTGGGGATCCTTTTGCAGAAGGAGGAGAAGCCTGGAGAGAGGACTGGTGGAGCAGTTAGAAGATGGGGAGATGGGATGTGGGGGTCCCTGAAGGCACAGGATGATACAGCATTGCTGTAGAGGGTGCTTTCAAGGAGTCAAGGGAAAAGACATGAAGTGATAGCCAGAGAGGCAAAGAAGAGTGAGCAtgggagaaggcaggaggatcataagtgagcaagggggtggggggaacggACAATGACCACGACTCAAGAGTgagtgttttggttttggtgtttcTTTCTTGCACATGAAATAACAGCAAAGTTGTCATTAATAGTAGAGCCAACAAGGAAGGGCTCCTGAAGGAAACAGGAACTGTGGAAGAGAGGGGGGTGGCCCAGCTAAGGTCAAAGACAGTGTGTCCAGGGCAATGGGCAGGATTGTGGAGTTGTGGGGGCGGGGCACTCGGGAACATTCTGGCTTTCGGTGCTCTGTGAGATGAGTAGGCAGGTCACATGAAGGTAGGAAGAGATGCTAGGGGTCTGAAGAGAGACGAGGAGGCAAGAAAGGTCCACCCAGGAGGGCACCGGGATTTTAAGCACCTGGGGTTCATAGTCAAGAAAGGCCGGCCAACAAGTTGTGTGCTGTACTGATTTAGTGTAAGCAGATAaaacgggggtggggggaggaattGAGTGTTGCACTGAAGATCATAGATACCATCTAGGGGACACCAGGGAACCAGAGCAGAGGCCATGCAAGTTAGAGATTCCTAGGACTGAAAGCTACAGCCACTGACGAAACCCCTTCATTCCTCCTGCTCCTGTAGGATCATCTACACCACGATCTATGACTCCATTGCGAATTCCAGCCCCTTCTTTGGCTACTATTTCTTCAATATGCTTCTGATGCTGCTGCAGGTGTTACACGTGTACTGGTTCTGCCTCATCCTGCGCATGCTCTACAGCTTCTTGAAGAAGGGTCAGGTATGGCTGGGCCAAGAGTTAGCTCACGTGTGCCTCTAGGGagcccccagcccagccctgctTCAAGCTCAACTCCGCCCCTCTCTGAGCCCCTCCCTCCCCTGAGCGCTATACCGCTTTGAGCTCCTCCCCCTCCAAACCTCCCCCCCCCCAGTTCCGCCCACTCTGAACTCCGCCCCCGTCTGTTTCCCCAGCTGGGGAAGGACATTCGCAGCGATGCGGAGGAATCTGAGTCTAGCGATGGCGAGGTGGCTTCCGAAGTTCCACAGCTGAAGAACGGGGTGGCTCGAGGGCCTGCAGCTGTCCCCGCTAATGGCCCTCGGAGCCGGGCAGCCAGACGGCTGGCCAACGGGCACGTTCCAGCCACATAACCAGCTGAAGACTGGCCATGAGGGCTGCCCCCAGCGCCTTGGATATTTGTGGGTGGCTGGACTGGCGACCCTTGGGCCAGCTTGGAGGAGATAGGGAAGCCCGACCCTGGAGTGGGCGGAAGGGCTGATGATCTGTCTCTAgcccctttcttctccctccatccctctggGCAAATGGACAGAGCCAGGAGCCACTGCAGGGCACTACAGCTGGCCAGTGCCACCTCCAGGTCTCAGCCTGGGGGCTGTGGGGAGCCCTAGCCCAAAGGCCCAATAAAGCTTGAACGGAGCTGAATTCTATGCCTGAGAATTTGGGTCTCTGTCAcagctccttctccttccccagaGACCCCCCCGAGGGAGCCAGGATTTATCTATTTACACATGCCACTGACTGGATACTCACTGCTACCCCACGACATTTGCCTACTCCCAGGGGTCCCAGACAGCAACAAGGCATGGAGACCCCTGCTGCCCCCAGGTGAGGCCTTGACCCCACACCCACCCCAGCCTGCACCCTGAACAAGCACTTCCTTGTGGTCCAGTGCAGCCCTTGGCCAGCAGTTCACAGACTAGGCTTGCAGGCAAGAAGGTACTAAGCACAGAAAGGACAAAAcctttgcccaaggtcatacagcagTCAGGAGCCAAGCAGGAAGGTCAAAGGGAGGCACACACCCGTCCCTGTAGCCCCTACTCAAAAGCGCCCACAATGCCACCCTTGTGGTCCCTTGTAGAATTTCTGGGGTCTGCAGAGGAGGCTCAGGAGTGAGGTTAAATCCCATAGGCTTCTCAGTGGAAGCTTTCCTGAGGTCACCATCTCCTCAGTAGCTCCACAGAAAAGGGATTCCCTCCAAGATGGACACTAGGGGACAGTGTCACATACTCCAGCAATCACAGCCACAAGATTCATGTATGTATGGCCAGACCATATTGCCCTCAAGGGTACAAGTACCCAAGGGGAGCCAAAAATCATGGAAGAGAGAGAAGCAAGAGATGACAGAGGGCAAAGGGACACTGCTGGGGGCACCAGAGAAGAAATGCATTAGAGACAGGATGGTTGTTCAGCGAGAAACTGTAAAGAAATAAAGGGAGGGATAACATCTGAGAGAGAAGCAAGGGAAGAAAGAGGGTCAAGACTGGGCTGAGGGGGACAGTGAGATGGGTACAGGTCTCATCTGTGCTTCTCAGCAAAGAGAAGAGATGGGTGAGAGGAGGGAGCCCCAACTGTGTCTCCACTAACAGACACTAAGGCAGGGGGAAACAAGGTAACAAGATCCAAAGAATGTACTTGGGGGTGCAGGAAAGAGGAACCAGGAAGACAAGAAAGAAGcagcagagaggagaaagaagagttgCAGATggcacagaaatgaaaaacaagcaaaaacaagaaggggagtgcaagaagaaagaaaaggggtgttggggagaaaatggagacacagaagaggaagaagtatGGGAGAAAAACTCAAGAGAGGATGGAAAGACCAGAAGAGACtgaggagaaaaataagaaaaaaatcaaagaaggaagGACTGATTAAATATGGATGTGAATGAGCAAAGGAtcaggaagtgaaagaaaagcGTATCCTAGCAGGTAAccagtgactcaggcctgtaatcctagctacatgggaaactgagttcaggaggatcacggttcaaggctagccctggcaaatagtccccaagccccatctcccaaataatcagagcaaatactggactagaggtgtgcctcaagcagtagagcacctgctttgcaagcatgaagccctgagttcaaacactagttccacaagaaagaaagaaagtaggaaagaaagaaagaaaagcagatccTGAGAGGAGGAGGAATGAAAAGCTGAAAGGATGGACCACAGAAGAAACTGTGCATGAGCCATGATGTCAGGCCTCTTGCAAAATCAACAAGGTGTACATGGAAATGACAGATACTGGCAAAGGTTGAGCATCCTtcatccaaaaatccaaaatctcaaTTTGAGCCATGACATTATGGGAACCAGTTGCAGTCAAAAGGCAGGCCTGTGtggggcaccggtggctcacacctgtaatcctagctactcaggaagcagagatcaggaggatctcagttcaaaaccagcctgggcaaatagtttgcaagaccctgtcttgaaaaaaccttcacaaaaaaatggctggtggagtggctcaaggtttaggccctgagttcaaattccagtaccgcccaaaaaaaaaaaaaaaaaaaaccacaagctTCAAAAATACTCAGTACAGTGACCTTCAGAGTATGTCTATAAGGTGTACGTGAAACTGAGaggaatttcatgtttagatgcAGGTCCCTTCCATACAAGATATCTctttatgcatatataaatatccCCAAATTCAAAAAGATCAAAATATGAACCAAGCATTTTTGCCCTGTACTTGCAAAAATGCAAGGTGACAGTGCCCTTGGTGAGATCTGCAGGAATGTGGACCTGCTAACCGCAGGGGAATTCCACAACTGGCTAAAATTCAAATGCATTTCTGcccagggctgggggcgtggcttgagtggtacagcacctgcttagcaagccagaggccctgagttcataccccggtactgccccccaaaaatgtaaaaacaagtgCATCTCCTCTTATCTCTAAACATACATCTGGATACTAACGTAGTGAGCATATTAGTAATACATCAGTGTTTCCAATACTTCCGCAACAATAAGAAAAGGACAACGAAGGGCCCATCCtggcagcacacacctgtaatcccagcatgcaggaagctgaggcaggaggatcataaattcaaggccagctgggcttgAAACAAccagcccaaaaaaaaaaaatatatatatatatataagaacaCACAATAGACAGATACAGAAGAGGAAGCCATTAGAACCATTAAGCTTATAAAAACACACTCAGCCTCATGAATAATGAGGGAaatgggctgggtgctggtggctcatgcctgtcatcctagcactctggaggcagagatcaggaggatcaggaggatcgcagttcgaagccagcccaggcaaatagttcacaaggccctatcttgaaaacaaacaaacaacaaaaaaaagggctggcagagtagctcaagtggtagaacgcctgcttagtcaaacatgaggccctgagttcaaaccccagtatcacccaaaaaaaaaaaaaaaaaagcgttggTGAGGATGTGCTGGTGGGAATTAAAATGAGTTAACTACTGTGGAACACAGCTTGgtgttttctaaaaaaattaactGTGAAATtagtatatgatccagcaattcctagatatatacccaaaagaattgaaagcaggaaTTCAAATACTTGGACATGAGTGTGGTCACAATAACCATGAGATAGAAAAATCCCAAAGGTCCACCAGTGAGTGAATTAGATAAGCAAATTGTTatgtccacacaatggaataatattcagccataaaaagaaagtaCTGACATGTGCTAAACATGAATAAACCTCAACAGCAGGGTCAGTAGAAGCAGCCAGTCACAGGTCACACATTTTTATGAGTCTATATGAAATACCCAGAGGAAATaaacttataaaaacaaaatgcaaatttgTAGATGCCAAGTTCTGGGGAGTGAGGGAATGGGTGTAGGTGTTTAATGCGTACagagcttttcttttctctggaatGTTTGGAACTAAAGTTTAGTTGTACAACATCCATAAGCACACTAAATGCCACTGAAATGTTCACTTTAACATGGTtgattttatgttatgtgaatttcagtttaataaaaatgcatgaaaatggGGTCTGCGTAAACCCATAATTAACAGTGTCTCATGAAACAGCATTATGATTGTTCAAATTCCATAGACCTGGTGTCCTCCATCCAGTCACCCTTGTTCCCCATAtcctatctcacacacacacacacacacacacacacacacaaatcctctGGGTCAAAGAGAAATCGTAATGGACATTAGAAAAATGCATGTACTAGCTGGGtcagtggtgcacgcctgtaatcccagctactcaggaggtagagatcaggaggatcgaggttcaaagccagccccagcaaatagttcatgagctcctaccttgaaaaaaacccatcacaaaaaagggctggtggagtggctcaaggtgtaggcccagagttcaagctccagtactgcaaaaaaagaaaaaagaaagcaaatgatgCATGCACACATAAGTGAGTTACAAAAGTACTGCATGTCAGCACTTGTGGGATGCAccgctagagacatggctcaggtGGAGCACCTacctggaggccctgagttcagactccagtagtGCCAATTAATAATAATACTCGTGGGATGCAGCTTAAGAAGTCCTATAAGGGAAattcatgaatataaaatatattttatattcttgaatttaaaataaatattttgaataaaatattttttaaacgttttattttttaaagataaaaatatctagccaggcactgatggttcACACTAggaaccctagctacttggaaagctgagatcaggaggatcaaggttccaggccagcctgggcaaaaaaaagcaagaatactcaatacaaaaaagggccggGGCATGagtcaagcggtagagcacctgcctagccctgaattcaaagcccagtaccaccaaaagaaaaaagggctggggtgcagctcagaggtagagcatttacctagcatgtgaGGTCAGCACACGGGGGCTATGCTATCACTAGGCAATTGGAAGCTTTCAGCTacattacactttttttttttttttggcagtgctggcgATGGAACCCAGagttaggcaagtgctataccaccgCGCTACATCCAGCCCGCCAGTGTACACTTAAGAGAGGAACCCCCATCATACAAGCGGTCAGGCCACTGAAGGCAATGTCCTTATGTGGTGCCTGCCTGTGTAACATTCATGAAACACAAAGTTGAACGTCCCATGATcggaaacagagagaggaagagctaAAGCTACAGCAAAGGCAGAACCACCAAATAGGCACAATCTGCGTCCAAGGGCAACCCAAGGCTGGAGGGCATCGGGCGGGGAGACAGCGCCACCTAGGGGCGACTTGCTGCAGTCCGCTGAGCCCTTTAAGAGGCTGGAAAAAAGGCACGTTTGTatccttttgcttttctactaCCATGTTATTATTCTTATAAATGACTTCATTACTCCTTGCCAGTCCTTGTAGCTGACAGGCAGCGTTGCTGGGAAAACAGACGTCAGAAGAGGAAGACAGGGTAGGCAGAGTGCctggcaagtgggaggccctgagttcaaatcccataccaccaccaaaaaaaaaaaaaggatgtggagatcaggaggatctcagtttgaggacaATCTGGGCAAGAAGAAGTTCAgaagaccccaactcaaccaataaaagctgggtgcagttgtgcacatctgtcatttcagctacatgggaagcagaaaaaggaagatcagggtccaggccagcctgggcataacaTTGGGACTCTAccccaaaaataagtaaagcaaaaagggcaggggcatagctcaagtggtggagtacctgcctggcaagtgtgaggccctgagataaaaccccagtgccactttAATAACCGGtgcaaaacacagaaaacaaaacaaataacttgCAAAAAGGTTGCTGAGATTTCCAAATAGAATCACATTCTGAGGGGACTGGAACTTGTTTCAACATAGAAACTCATGTCTCTATTTCCTATCCCTATGGATTTACCTCTTCCAAATGTGTGACACAGACCAGAGAGAGTGACTGAGGCAGGGTGTGGCCTTGGAGGTGACAACAATGACAAAAGTAATAGGATAAAGGGGGCAGCAATATTGATGGGGGGGTGAGCAACTAAAGTGACCTAAGGGACAATGAAGGTGACAATGGGGATGGAGTTGGCATAAGGAGCTGGGCCACAGGTTCCAGACTGAGCAGTGCCCACCCCACAAGCTTGCTTCCTGAACCAGGGTGGGCAAGCAGAGGCTCCAGACACCTGTGGTGACAGCCAAGCTCTGCCTAACCTGTACATGGCCTAACCAAGACCTCACACCACCACCATGGGTGAGGGACCACTCTACACTTGATCCCTGCCCATGCAGGGAATGCTGGGGCTCTGAGACCAAGCAGCCATGTGTACCTTGGGACTGTGGGTTTCCATCCAGTCTTACAAGGGCAAggaacagctgggcacagtggtccaGAGTACACTGAGTGGATTattaggttcaaaccccagtttagtggtgtggtggtgcatgcctgtaatccagcactttgacagaagcaggaagattgagagttgaggtcggggttggtggagtgaatcaagtggtaggactgccttcctagcaagtgtgaggccctgagttcaagtcccagtaccgagagagagagagagagagagagagagagagagagagagagagagagagaaagagaggtcagcctgggctatatagtgaataGAAGttccctacctcaaaaaaaaaaaaaatccagctcaGACACTGTGACCTTGAGTTCATACACCTTAATTTTTATCCCTATAAATTGAGCACAGCCAGTGGGAACAATACACAGGCCTAGCGACTGAAGAATGAACAGTAAGATTTGGTTAATGAGATGTGGTTAAGTCACACAACGGGGTACAGCTCAGccacaaaatgaaaaaagcccacacagctacagctcAAATGAACCTGGAAACCCTTGAGCTCAGGAAAAGGAGGCAGCCACAAAAGATCACATAGCTACAATGCCAATTATATGAAATCTCCACAACAGACAAATCCATAGGGACAGAAAGTGACTGGTTTACTGGGAGCTGGGGGAGAGGGGCTGAGGAACTACTGCTAATGGGGACAAggtttccttttggggagacGAGAATCTCTTAGAACCAGATACCGTGGTGGTTGCACAACACCACGAATGAACTAAatgtcactgaattgtacactttaagatggttaatggttaattttatgtgaaattttcCTCAACAACAAAAAGCGGTGGGGGTGAGGACTGCTGTCAAGGACACACACATAACCCTCCACATACTCCCCATCTTTCCACACCAAACCCCAGCACTTCTTCTAGGCCACCTTGAGCTACCTAGGATTTACCAAGTGCTCGCCCACCAAGTGCTGGGACCTGTGACCATGTAGACCAGGTCCCACTCCTTGTGGGATCCCCAAACCACCTTGAAGGTCCAGACCACAGACAGGGGATGAAAAGGCACGATGAGCTGCCCAGGGGCTGTAGGGCTGAGCACCACAGACAAGGGGCTGGAGGACACAAAGTGGATATAAGCACTGTTGTGCCTCCTCAATGTGGAAGAGGGAGGCCTGTGGAGCTGAGTGGAGCTCATCCCCAGCCTTGCCCACAGGCTGGGTCTCAGGCAGGGAGCAGAACCCCTGCAGGTCCAGGTTCTCGGCTCAAAAAGATCTGGGCCCCACTGTCCTCTTATGACacgctaaaattagggaaagttcggaACTCATATAAAAATATTGCATTCCAGATTGACCATGCCCTGGTTCAGGGACCACCCTTACCTGGCCAGGAACCGCCCATGCTCCCccctcattgattattggatgggaatcacttgGTTCTTCCCTGCCCATAGATAAGCCTAAGtcttaaaagcacctggagaagaaaagcacactctctgcctccagattccacctgggccccaccgtgccccttttgtatttcccctctctaacttttaacaaactccattttacacccacgtgtcctgccatggattcttccctgagGGACACAGAGAAGAGAATATGGGAGGCTTCTCATCATGGACTGCACCCCGCTGCCAACACTTCCACCCCCATTCCCTTTTAAACCTGTCCTTCACTCACTGGACTGGTTCTTAGGGACGGGCACAAAGCATGTCCTGCTGGAGGGAGCAGGGCTGAAATCCCAGGGTGCTCACAGTGAAGACACTAGTGCAACCCACATCCAGAGATGACAAGGCGAAGCCAGATGTCAGGGTTGGCAAACTGCCCCGTTCCCAGTTCATTCGCTGTGCCCTCTGACCCATTTGTGGCAGCTTGTTTGGCAGGAGGGTCACACCTTTATGTGATACACACAGAGGTTCTGAGCTCCAATTTCTAGAGGAAGGAGTGCAGCCAGTCTGCTTGGGAGGCCATGTGTCACCATGTCAAGAAGAGACATGGTGACTTACAGTCAGCCCCATTAATGGCAGCAGTCGCCATCATCTGGAAACAAAATAACTACCAGTGAGCTGTGGAGCCACCCTGAGACAGAGCCATGGCGGGTGTCTGTAGCCACCAGTCTTGGGGTGGTTTGCTCCAGTGAGAACCAAGAACCCAAACAATGCCCTGGAAACTCCAGATCCCAGATGTCTGCTTAGGTGGCATGTGGCTTCATGGCCCGGCATGCATATGCGCCACACCTTTCTCCCTT
The sequence above is drawn from the Castor canadensis chromosome 14, mCasCan1.hap1v2, whole genome shotgun sequence genome and encodes:
- the Cers4 gene encoding ceramide synthase 4, with the protein product MLSSFNEWLFQHKFWLPPNSTWAQLEDHDGLVFAHPQHMLAALPLALVLVAVRITFERFVALPLSRWLGVRDQMRRQVKPNATLEKYFLTTGRTPKESQMAILAAQCGLTLRQTQRWFRRRRNQDRPCLSKKFCEASWKFVFYLCSFFGGISVLYHEPWLWIPAKCWENYPIQTLQPSLYWWYLLELSFYISLLITLPFDIKRKDFKEQVIHHLVTVTLIGFSYSCNLLRIGCLVLLLHDSADYLLEVGKMFNYAGLGLACDVVFLVFSLVFFYTRLILFPTQIIYTTIYDSIANSSPFFGYYFFNMLLMLLQVLHVYWFCLILRMLYSFLKKGQLGKDIRSDAEESESSDGEVASEVPQLKNGVARGPAAVPANGPRSRAARRLANGHVPAT